A segment of the Conexibacter woesei Iso977N genome:
GCAGCGCGATCACGTGGCGCAGCGTCCGGGCGTTGGCGGTCCAGACGATGTCGGTGGACAACCCCAGCGGCGCGAGCCGCCGCAGCGCGCTCGTCGCCTCCTTCTTGACGGCGAACGGCACGCCGTCCTCGTCGAGCCCCAGCTCCTGCGCCGCGCGGACCTGCAGCTCCTCGAGCTGCTCGACGATGGAGATCACCCGCTCGCGCATCGGCTCCAGCGCGGGCGGGACCCGGAAGCCGATCTCGCTCAGCCGCACGTAGCGCAGCGACTCCTGCGAGAACGCGCTGCCCGCGCGGTGGCGCACCAGCTCGTGCGTGAACACGCGCGAGACGTCGCGGAACGCGAACGTGAACGACGCGTGCTCCAGCACGCTCCCGTGCCCGGACGCGAGCACGTTGTCGAGGTACTCGCGCTGGTCGGTCCGGATCCTCGTGACGTTCGGGTTCAGCCCCGGCTCCCACGAGCGGTAGCACGCGCGGCCCGCGAACTCGACCAGCGCCTCGGCGTCGGAGCCCGCGCGGCGGTCCAGCCACGACGCGCCCCCGACCGCCTCCAGGTAGCCGCGCAGGCCGTCCGGATCGAGCGCCGGACGGGCGATCAGGAACACCTGCGGCGTCGTCTCGCGCACGCCCTGAGCCTAACTGGCACAGGCTTCCCGACTACCTCCGTCTTTCCTACAAGCTTGCTGTACACTGCCGAACTCCTGAATCCCGAGTGCGATTACCCCCTTTTGGAGGACCCGACCCCGTGAAGTCCAAGCTCCTGCTCTCCACGCTCGCCATCGGCGCCCTCGCGGTCGCCGGCTGCGGCGGCTCGTCCGACTCGAGCGACAGCTCGTCCGCGTCCGCGGGCGGCAGCTCCAGCGGCTCGAAGGGCTCGATCTCGCTGGTCGCCTACTCGACCCCCGAGGTCGTCTACGACCAGATCATCCCCGACTTCCAGAAGACCGCCGACGGCAGGGGCATCGGCTTCAAGACCTCCTACGGCGCGTCCGGCGACCAGTCGCGTGCGGTCGCCGCGGGCCAGAAGGCCGACGTCGTCGCGCTCTCGCTCGCGCCCGACGTCGACAAGCTCGTCGACCCCAAGCTGGTCCCGGCCGACTGGGTCGACCAGACCGCGGCCGACGGCGGCAAGGGCGGCTTCGTCTCCACGTCGCTGGTCTCGTTCGTGGTGCGCAAGGGCAACCCGAAGGGCATCCACGGCTGGGACGACCTCCTCAAGCCCGGCGTCAAGGTCGTCACCCCGAACCCGTTCACGTCCGGCTCCGCGAAGTGGAACCTGATGGGCGCCTACCAGCACGGCGGCATCGGCTACGTCAAGAAGCTGCTCACCGACCACGTCCCCGTGCAGCCGAAGTCCGGCCGCGAGGCGCTGCAGACGTTCACCGGCGGCGAGGGCGACGTCCTCATCTCCTACGAGAACGAGTACTACACCGCGGTCAAGAAGGGCGAGAAGGACATCCAGCTCGTCCAGCCGCAGGACACGTTCCTGATCCAGAACCCGATCGCCGCCACGTCGTCGGCCACGCCGGCCGCCAGGGCGTTCGTCAAGTACGTGTTCTCCGACGCCGCCCAGCAGCACTTCGCCGACTGGGGCTACCGCCCGGTCGTCGCGTCGGTGCTGGAGAAGAACAAGTCCAGGTTCCCCGATCCCAAGACCGTCAAGACCATCGACGACTTCGGTGGTTGGAAGAAGGTCAACGACGAGCTGTTCGACCCCGAGAAGGGCTCGGTCGCCAAGATCGAGGACGACGCGGGCGTCTCGACG
Coding sequences within it:
- a CDS encoding sulfate ABC transporter substrate-binding protein, giving the protein MKSKLLLSTLAIGALAVAGCGGSSDSSDSSSASAGGSSSGSKGSISLVAYSTPEVVYDQIIPDFQKTADGRGIGFKTSYGASGDQSRAVAAGQKADVVALSLAPDVDKLVDPKLVPADWVDQTAADGGKGGFVSTSLVSFVVRKGNPKGIHGWDDLLKPGVKVVTPNPFTSGSAKWNLMGAYQHGGIGYVKKLLTDHVPVQPKSGREALQTFTGGEGDVLISYENEYYTAVKKGEKDIQLVQPQDTFLIQNPIAATSSATPAARAFVKYVFSDAAQQHFADWGYRPVVASVLEKNKSRFPDPKTVKTIDDFGGWKKVNDELFDPEKGSVAKIEDDAGVSTAK
- the thyX gene encoding FAD-dependent thymidylate synthase, which gives rise to MRETTPQVFLIARPALDPDGLRGYLEAVGGASWLDRRAGSDAEALVEFAGRACYRSWEPGLNPNVTRIRTDQREYLDNVLASGHGSVLEHASFTFAFRDVSRVFTHELVRHRAGSAFSQESLRYVRLSEIGFRVPPALEPMRERVISIVEQLEELQVRAAQELGLDEDGVPFAVKKEATSALRRLAPLGLSTDIVWTANARTLRHVIALRTAPGAEEELRLVFDMVASIAVAEAPSLFQDFTREADGTWVPARGRV